CTTGGTAGCTGACATCGATAGGGGAGGAGTTTTCGCCAGCATCGCCGGCACGCTCATGCTCCTGAAGAAAAAACACAGGCAGAGAGTTAAGGGTGTAATCATAAACAAGTTCAGAGGAAACGAAGCGATTCTCACCCCAGGGGTAAAGACCGTTGAGCGGTTAACCGGCAAACCCGTGATCGGGATACTTCCTTACGTGGAGGAGTTAATCATTCCTCAAGAGGACTCAGTTTCCCTCCAAGCCTCACCGCGGACGGAGGGAGCCGTTGACTTCGCGGTCATAAAGCTTCCTCGAATCTCAAACTTCACCGACTTCGACGCCTTAACGCTATCAGGCATGAAGATTAGGTATGTGAGCCATCCACTGGACCTCGGCGAGCCCGACGTGATCATCATACCTGGAACAAAAAATACCTTAGGCGACTTAGCTTGGATGAGGAGGAACGGCTTAGCTGAAAAGGTTTTGGAGGCGGCTGGAAAGCGGGTTCCAATCATCGGAATATGCGGAGGCTTCCAAATCCTAGGCGAGAAAATCGTGGATGAAGGGGGAGTCGAATCTGAACATCCCGTCGAGGCGCAGGGGCTGGGACTGGTGAAAGTGACAACCCGTTTCCGCGAATATAAGAAGACTGCGAAACGTGTGAAAGCCAGGGTCATCGGCCCCGGCCCAATCCTCGAGTCAGCCAGAGGAGAAACCTTGGAAGGATACGAGATCCACATGGGTGAAACCTCCTTAAACCAAGGGACAGCCCCACTCCTCCAGATCATAGACGATCGAGCTCCCAGGGTTGATGGGGCCGTAGACAGAAGTGGGTTAATCTTCGGAACATACCTCCACGGATTGTTCGATCAACCCCCCATACGGGATGCTCTAGCCAAATACCTATTCAAGTTGAAAGGTGTAAAGCATCAACCACTTAGGACGAAAGAATATCGAGAGGCTTGGGCCAACAGCCTCCGCAAGCTCATGGACACCTTCGCCGTCAAAGTCAACCTCCCATACCTTTTCTCCCTGCTTGGAGTCGAGGTAGTGAACACCCCTTGAACGGAGACGCGTTAGCCTCCCTCGTCCAGTCAAAAATCCCAGCACTGGGTTTATCGCTATTGATAGACGGCATGCTCGGGGAGCCTCCCATGAAGCTTCACCTGACAGCCCTTTCAGGCAATATGATCGAATTCCTCGAGCGGCGGCTCAACCACGGCGATTGGCGGCGGTTTAAAGGCTCCGTCGCTGCCGTGCTCACCGTGTTAACCTTCACCCTAACAATTTTATTCCTCTTGACGACCCTTCGCGTAGTTTCCCCTATCCTACATCTTTTCTTCTCGGCGTTTGTTCTCAAGTCCACATTCGCGGTTAAATCCATGGACCAACATATCAAACCGATTTCAAAGGCCCTGCAACGGGGGAACCTCCCAGAGGCTAGAGGGCTTTTAAGCCGAGTAAGCAGAAGGGATGCTTCCCATCTGGATGAGCGGCTCATCTCATCTGGGGCTGTGGAAGCGGTTGCCGAGGGAACAGTTGACGGCCTCATCTCACCCCTTTTCTTCTACTTTATCCTAGGCGTGCCAGGCGCCGTTATGTTCCGAGTCGTTAACACGTTGGACTCCATGATCGGATACAGAGATGAACGCTACGGGGAGTTCGGATGGCTTAGCGCGAAGCTGGACACGATTTTAAACTTCGCTCCAGCCCGGTTTACATCCCTGCTCATCCTGCTTACAGGGTTTAAAGGCTTAAAGAGAAACCTATCATTCCTCATGGGAAACAAACGCAGTACAAGCAGCGTGAACGCTGGTTGGCCTCTAGCCGCCATGGCGGCCCGGCTTAAAGTGAAGCTGGAGAAAAAAGGCCATTACATCATAGGGGGAGAATTTAAGAGCCCCTGTTGGAAAGACGTTGACGACGCTTTAAAGGTCATGAAGGCCTCAGCGGCCTGGTTTGTAGCTGTCTCGCTACTCATCGACCTTCTTATAAGGAAAACAGAGGCTTTCATCGGAGCTGAAAGTCTTGTCCTCTAACTTATTTAACTATAAAGTCGTCGGAGAAAGTCTAGTGATTCGAGGCCTAAGTCCCTTCAAGATTCTCAGCTCCGCGATTCTCAACGGGGGGCTTAGAAAATGTGAAACGATAGTGAATAAGCAGGTTTCAGACATGTTTCAAGTCGAGGAATGTGAAGAATAT
The Candidatus Bathyarchaeia archaeon DNA segment above includes these coding regions:
- a CDS encoding cobyric acid synthase; this translates as MKLTSNMALKGQDRSCPYYPCHFEGQDCTWCFCPFYPCGDERTGGGPLKKSGGEVWSCERCVIIHKRSVAEKVLKALSGKRPAKGWMRKSELKSLFNKVVIPSLNDKARALMVQGTSSHSGKTLVAALICQALRERGYSVAPFKAQNMSLNSFVTNDGGEVAWAQAFQAFASGLEPTREMNPILLKPKGLGTSQVVLMGKPYRDMSVEEYYGWFALSVGLRHIEDALNRLRTLYDFVVIEGAGSPAEINLEPFEIVNMRVAEMADAPVILVADIDRGGVFASIAGTLMLLKKKHRQRVKGVIINKFRGNEAILTPGVKTVERLTGKPVIGILPYVEELIIPQEDSVSLQASPRTEGAVDFAVIKLPRISNFTDFDALTLSGMKIRYVSHPLDLGEPDVIIIPGTKNTLGDLAWMRRNGLAEKVLEAAGKRVPIIGICGGFQILGEKIVDEGGVESEHPVEAQGLGLVKVTTRFREYKKTAKRVKARVIGPGPILESARGETLEGYEIHMGETSLNQGTAPLLQIIDDRAPRVDGAVDRSGLIFGTYLHGLFDQPPIRDALAKYLFKLKGVKHQPLRTKEYREAWANSLRKLMDTFAVKVNLPYLFSLLGVEVVNTP
- a CDS encoding cobalamin biosynthesis protein; translation: MNGDALASLVQSKIPALGLSLLIDGMLGEPPMKLHLTALSGNMIEFLERRLNHGDWRRFKGSVAAVLTVLTFTLTILFLLTTLRVVSPILHLFFSAFVLKSTFAVKSMDQHIKPISKALQRGNLPEARGLLSRVSRRDASHLDERLISSGAVEAVAEGTVDGLISPLFFYFILGVPGAVMFRVVNTLDSMIGYRDERYGEFGWLSAKLDTILNFAPARFTSLLILLTGFKGLKRNLSFLMGNKRSTSSVNAGWPLAAMAARLKVKLEKKGHYIIGGEFKSPCWKDVDDALKVMKASAAWFVAVSLLIDLLIRKTEAFIGAESLVL